A single Equus quagga isolate Etosha38 chromosome 8, UCLA_HA_Equagga_1.0, whole genome shotgun sequence DNA region contains:
- the PLEKHA8 gene encoding pleckstrin homology domain-containing family A member 8 isoform X1, which produces MEGVLYKWTNYLSGWQPRWFLLCGGILSYYDSPEDAWKGCKGSIQMAVCEIQVHSVDNTRMDLIIPGEQYFYLKARSVAERQRWLVALGSAKACLTDSRTQKEKEFAENTENLKTKMSELRLYCDLLVQQVDKTKEVTTTGVSSSEEGIDVGTLLKSTCNTFLKTLEECMQIANAAFTSELLYRTPPGSPQLAMLKSNKMKHPIVPIHNSLERQMELNNCENGSLNMEINDDEEILRKNKTSLHLKPAEIDCSISSEENTDDNITVQGEIMKEDGEGNLGNHDSSLAQPGSDSLSSSPESHWEEGQEVIPTFFSTMNTSFSDIELLEDSGIPTEAFLASCYAVVPVLDKLGPTVFAPVKMDLVGNIKKVNQKYITNKAKFTTLQKIVLHEVEADVAQVRNSATEALLWLKRGLKFLKGFLTEVKNGEKDIQTALNNAYGKTLRQHHGWVVRGVFALALRAAPSYEDFVAALTIKEGDHQKAAFSVGMQRDLSLYLPAMEKQLAILDTLYEVHGLESDEVV; this is translated from the exons GTTGGCAGCCTCGATGGTTCCTTCTCTGTGGAGGGATATTATCCTATTATGATTCTCCTGAAGATGCCTGGAAAGGTTGCAAAGGGAGTATCCAAATGGCGGTCTGTGAAATTCAAG TTCATTCTGTAGATAACACACGCATGGACCTGATAATCCCTGGGGAACAGTATTTCTACCTGAAGGCCAGAAGTGTGGCTGAGAGACAGCGGTGGCTGGTAGCCCTGGGGTCAGCCAAGGCTTGCCTCACAGACAGTAGGACCCAGAAGGAAAAAG AGTTTGCTGAAAACACTGAAAACTTGAAAACGAAAATGTCAGAACTAAGACTCTACTGTGACCTCCTTGTTCAGCAAGTAGATAAAACAAAAGAAGTGACCACAACCGGTGTGTCCAGTTCCgag GAGGGAATTGATGTGGGAACCCTGCTGAAATCAACCTGCAATACTTTTCTGAAGACTTTGGAAGAATGCATGCAGATCGCAAATGCAGCCTTCACCTCTGAGCTTCTCTATCGCACGCCCCCAGGATCACCACAGCTGGCCATGCTCAAGTCCAACAAG atgaaacaTCCTATTGTACCGATTCATAATTCATTGGAAAG gcAAATGGAGTTAAACAATTGTGAAAATGGGtctttaaatatggaaataaatgatGATGAAGAAATCCTAAGGAAAAACAAGACCTCCTTACATTTGAAACCTGCAGAGATAGATTGTAGCATATCAAGtgaagaaaatacagatgatAATATAACag TCCAAGGTGAAATAATGAAGGAAGATGGAGAGGGAAACCTGGGAAATCATGACAGCAGCTTGGCACAGCCTGGATCAGACTCCTTGAGTAGCTCTCCAGAATCCCACTGGGAAGAAGGCCAAGAAGTTATCCCAACTTTCTTTAGTACCATGAACACCAG CTTTAGTGACATTGAACTTCTTGAAGACAGTGGCATTCCCACAGAAGCATTCTTGGCATCATGTTATGCTGTGGTTCCAGTATTAG ACAAACTTGGCCCTACGGTGTTTGCTCCTGTTAAAATGGATCTTGTTGGAAATATTAAG AAAGTGAATCAGAAGTACATAACCAACAAGGCAAAGTTTACCACCCTCCAGAAGATAGTGCTGCACGAAGTGGAGGCTGATGTAGCCCAGGTCAGGAACTCGGCTACAGAAGCCCTCTTGTGGCTGAAGAG aggTCTCAAATTTTTGAAGGGATTTTTGACAGAagtcaaaaatggagaaaaggacaTCCAGACAGCCTTGA atAACGCGTATGGTAAAACATTACGGCAGCACCACGGCTGGGTAGTTCGAGGGGTTTTTGCG TTAGCTCTGAGGGCAGCTCCATCCTATGAAGATTTTGTGGCCGCGTTAACCATAAAGGAAGGCGACCACCAGAAAGCAGCTTTCAGTGTTGGGATGCAGAGGGATCTCAGCCTTTACCTTCCTGCCATGGAAAAGCAGCTGGCGATACTGGACACTTTATACGAGGTCCACGGACTGGAGTCTGACGAGGTGGTATGA
- the PLEKHA8 gene encoding pleckstrin homology domain-containing family A member 8 isoform X3 produces MEGVLYKWTNYLSGWQPRWFLLCGGILSYYDSPEDAWKGCKGSIQMAVCEIQVHSVDNTRMDLIIPGEQYFYLKARSVAERQRWLVALGSAKACLTDSRTQKEKEFAENTENLKTKMSELRLYCDLLVQQVDKTKEVTTTGVSSSEEGIDVGTLLKSTCNTFLKTLEECMQIANAAFTSELLYRTPPGSPQLAMLKSNKMKHPIVPIHNSLERQMELNNCENGSLNMEINDDEEILRKNKTSLHLKPAEIDCSISSEENTDDNITVQGEIMKEDGEGNLGNHDSSLAQPGSDSLSSSPESHWEEGQEVIPTFFSTMNTSFSDIELLEDSGIPTEAFLASCYAVVPVLDKLGPTVFAPVKMDLVGNIKKVNQKYITNKAKFTTLQKIVLHEVEADVAQVRNSATEALLWLKRGLKFLKGFLTEVKNGEKDIQTALMAELRPGSEKIILYLQHPNAVTGTL; encoded by the exons GTTGGCAGCCTCGATGGTTCCTTCTCTGTGGAGGGATATTATCCTATTATGATTCTCCTGAAGATGCCTGGAAAGGTTGCAAAGGGAGTATCCAAATGGCGGTCTGTGAAATTCAAG TTCATTCTGTAGATAACACACGCATGGACCTGATAATCCCTGGGGAACAGTATTTCTACCTGAAGGCCAGAAGTGTGGCTGAGAGACAGCGGTGGCTGGTAGCCCTGGGGTCAGCCAAGGCTTGCCTCACAGACAGTAGGACCCAGAAGGAAAAAG AGTTTGCTGAAAACACTGAAAACTTGAAAACGAAAATGTCAGAACTAAGACTCTACTGTGACCTCCTTGTTCAGCAAGTAGATAAAACAAAAGAAGTGACCACAACCGGTGTGTCCAGTTCCgag GAGGGAATTGATGTGGGAACCCTGCTGAAATCAACCTGCAATACTTTTCTGAAGACTTTGGAAGAATGCATGCAGATCGCAAATGCAGCCTTCACCTCTGAGCTTCTCTATCGCACGCCCCCAGGATCACCACAGCTGGCCATGCTCAAGTCCAACAAG atgaaacaTCCTATTGTACCGATTCATAATTCATTGGAAAG gcAAATGGAGTTAAACAATTGTGAAAATGGGtctttaaatatggaaataaatgatGATGAAGAAATCCTAAGGAAAAACAAGACCTCCTTACATTTGAAACCTGCAGAGATAGATTGTAGCATATCAAGtgaagaaaatacagatgatAATATAACag TCCAAGGTGAAATAATGAAGGAAGATGGAGAGGGAAACCTGGGAAATCATGACAGCAGCTTGGCACAGCCTGGATCAGACTCCTTGAGTAGCTCTCCAGAATCCCACTGGGAAGAAGGCCAAGAAGTTATCCCAACTTTCTTTAGTACCATGAACACCAG CTTTAGTGACATTGAACTTCTTGAAGACAGTGGCATTCCCACAGAAGCATTCTTGGCATCATGTTATGCTGTGGTTCCAGTATTAG ACAAACTTGGCCCTACGGTGTTTGCTCCTGTTAAAATGGATCTTGTTGGAAATATTAAG AAAGTGAATCAGAAGTACATAACCAACAAGGCAAAGTTTACCACCCTCCAGAAGATAGTGCTGCACGAAGTGGAGGCTGATGTAGCCCAGGTCAGGAACTCGGCTACAGAAGCCCTCTTGTGGCTGAAGAG aggTCTCAAATTTTTGAAGGGATTTTTGACAGAagtcaaaaatggagaaaaggacaTCCAGACAGCCTTGA tggcagagctgagaccgGGATCTGAGAAGATCATCCTGTATCTCCAGCATCCTAATGCAGTGACTGGAACTTTGTAG
- the PLEKHA8 gene encoding pleckstrin homology domain-containing family A member 8 isoform X2: MAVCEIQVHSVDNTRMDLIIPGEQYFYLKARSVAERQRWLVALGSAKACLTDSRTQKEKEFAENTENLKTKMSELRLYCDLLVQQVDKTKEVTTTGVSSSEEGIDVGTLLKSTCNTFLKTLEECMQIANAAFTSELLYRTPPGSPQLAMLKSNKMKHPIVPIHNSLERQMELNNCENGSLNMEINDDEEILRKNKTSLHLKPAEIDCSISSEENTDDNITVQGEIMKEDGEGNLGNHDSSLAQPGSDSLSSSPESHWEEGQEVIPTFFSTMNTSFSDIELLEDSGIPTEAFLASCYAVVPVLDKLGPTVFAPVKMDLVGNIKKVNQKYITNKAKFTTLQKIVLHEVEADVAQVRNSATEALLWLKRGLKFLKGFLTEVKNGEKDIQTALNNAYGKTLRQHHGWVVRGVFALALRAAPSYEDFVAALTIKEGDHQKAAFSVGMQRDLSLYLPAMEKQLAILDTLYEVHGLESDEVV; the protein is encoded by the exons ATGGCGGTCTGTGAAATTCAAG TTCATTCTGTAGATAACACACGCATGGACCTGATAATCCCTGGGGAACAGTATTTCTACCTGAAGGCCAGAAGTGTGGCTGAGAGACAGCGGTGGCTGGTAGCCCTGGGGTCAGCCAAGGCTTGCCTCACAGACAGTAGGACCCAGAAGGAAAAAG AGTTTGCTGAAAACACTGAAAACTTGAAAACGAAAATGTCAGAACTAAGACTCTACTGTGACCTCCTTGTTCAGCAAGTAGATAAAACAAAAGAAGTGACCACAACCGGTGTGTCCAGTTCCgag GAGGGAATTGATGTGGGAACCCTGCTGAAATCAACCTGCAATACTTTTCTGAAGACTTTGGAAGAATGCATGCAGATCGCAAATGCAGCCTTCACCTCTGAGCTTCTCTATCGCACGCCCCCAGGATCACCACAGCTGGCCATGCTCAAGTCCAACAAG atgaaacaTCCTATTGTACCGATTCATAATTCATTGGAAAG gcAAATGGAGTTAAACAATTGTGAAAATGGGtctttaaatatggaaataaatgatGATGAAGAAATCCTAAGGAAAAACAAGACCTCCTTACATTTGAAACCTGCAGAGATAGATTGTAGCATATCAAGtgaagaaaatacagatgatAATATAACag TCCAAGGTGAAATAATGAAGGAAGATGGAGAGGGAAACCTGGGAAATCATGACAGCAGCTTGGCACAGCCTGGATCAGACTCCTTGAGTAGCTCTCCAGAATCCCACTGGGAAGAAGGCCAAGAAGTTATCCCAACTTTCTTTAGTACCATGAACACCAG CTTTAGTGACATTGAACTTCTTGAAGACAGTGGCATTCCCACAGAAGCATTCTTGGCATCATGTTATGCTGTGGTTCCAGTATTAG ACAAACTTGGCCCTACGGTGTTTGCTCCTGTTAAAATGGATCTTGTTGGAAATATTAAG AAAGTGAATCAGAAGTACATAACCAACAAGGCAAAGTTTACCACCCTCCAGAAGATAGTGCTGCACGAAGTGGAGGCTGATGTAGCCCAGGTCAGGAACTCGGCTACAGAAGCCCTCTTGTGGCTGAAGAG aggTCTCAAATTTTTGAAGGGATTTTTGACAGAagtcaaaaatggagaaaaggacaTCCAGACAGCCTTGA atAACGCGTATGGTAAAACATTACGGCAGCACCACGGCTGGGTAGTTCGAGGGGTTTTTGCG TTAGCTCTGAGGGCAGCTCCATCCTATGAAGATTTTGTGGCCGCGTTAACCATAAAGGAAGGCGACCACCAGAAAGCAGCTTTCAGTGTTGGGATGCAGAGGGATCTCAGCCTTTACCTTCCTGCCATGGAAAAGCAGCTGGCGATACTGGACACTTTATACGAGGTCCACGGACTGGAGTCTGACGAGGTGGTATGA